The Candidatus Micrarchaeia archaeon region TTAAAAAAATTCTTAAGAAATAATTAGGTTTTATTTATGGATGAATTTGAAATTTTAAATAAACAAGAAAAAGCTAGAACAGGCATACTTAGTTTAAAACACGAAAAAATAGAGACCCCTGCTTTTGCGCCAGTAGCAACAAGAGCAACTGTAAAAACAATGACTAACGAAGATTTATTAGAAATGGGTTCTCAAATCTTAATGTGTAATACGTATCATTTATATCTAAAACCAGGATCAAAATTAATAAGTGAGTTTAATGGTTTACATGGTTTTATGAATTGGAAAAAACCAATAATGACAGATTCTGGAGGATTTCAAGCCTTCTCATTAGGTTTAGGCGCTGAATTAGGTGCTTCAAAATTTGAATATACAACTAAAGAAAAAGAAGATTCAAAACAAATAAGAAATGTTATGGCAAAAGTAAATGAAGAAGGAGTTGAATTTCAATCTATTTATAATGGAGATAAACATTTTTTTACTCCTGAAAAATCTATTCAAATACAAAAAGATTTAGGTGCAGATATGATTTTTGCTTTTGATGAATGTTCTCCTCCATCAGCAGATTATGAATATACAAAAAAAAGTATGGAAAGAACACATAGATGGTTAATAAAATGCTTACAAGAACATAAAAAATTAGAAAGTGATCAATTATTATTTGGGATTATACAAGGAGGAAAATATAAAGATTTAAGAGAAGAAAGCGCTAAATTTGTAAATGAGAATTGTGATGCAATAGGAATTGGAGGTTCATTTGGAAGACAGCAAATGAATGAAGTTTTAGAATGGATTTATCCTTTTTTAGATGAAAATAAACCAAGACATTTATTAGGTATAGGAACTATTGAAGATATTTTTGAAGGCGTTAAAAGAGGAATAGATTTATTTGATTGTGTTGGACCTCAAATGATTGCAAGAACGGGTTATATTTATATTTCACCAGATAGTGGAAAAACAAATAAAAATAAAGAAGAGGGGGAGAAAGGAAGTAGAGAAAATAAATTTAGATATAGAGTAACAAATGCAAAGTATGAAGATGATAATATACCTTTAGACCCTAATTGCGATTGTAAAATGTGTAAAATGTATTCGCGCGCTTATTTACATCATTTATTTGATGTAGATGAATACTCAGCAAAGCGCATTGCAACTTATCACAATTTATATTTTATTTTAAATTTAATGAAACAAATCCGCGCGTCAATTAATGAAAATGCTTTTGATGTTCTTTATAATAAATGGATGAAATAGTTAAATTTATAAATATGTATATACAAAATATGTAATATGAAAGATGTAATACTAACTGCAAGAGTTAATAGCGCAATTTTAGAAGAATGCAAAGAATTAGATATAAATATTTCTGAAACAGTAAGAGCAGCTTTAATTGAAAAACTTGAAAAAGAAAAACAAGAAAGATTTAAACAAATGTTGGAAAAGGCTTCACCTTCTGCTAAAAAATTGTCCACAAAAGAGATAATTAAAGAAATTAGAAAAACAAGAGAGCAGAGGTAAGAGTATGTATATATATGATTCAAGTGCATTTTATGAACTAATAAAAACAAAAGATTTAAATACTGAGAATTTCATATTAGACTTAACATTTTATGAAGTAGGTAATATATTATGGAAATATTGCACTTTATTAAAAAAGAAAACGGAGTTTTGTAAAAAAGATCTTGAAAATATTTGTAATATTCTTGAAAATTGGGAAAGAGTTATAAGGATTTATCCATTAGATACCCAATATATTTTAGAAATTGCAATAAAAAATAAATTAACATTTTATGATGCAGCATATATATATCTAGCAAAAAAATATTCCACAGGATTATTAACTTGCGATAAAAAATTATATGTTGCAAGTAAAAAAGAAAAAATAAAATCGGTTTTAATAGAACCAAAAAATTAGAGGTGAGTTAAATGGCAGAAAAAAATATAATTGTATATTCAACAAATGCATGTCCTTATTGTGTAATGTTAAAAAGTTATTTAAAACAAAAAGGCATTAAGTTTAAAGAGATAAATGTTGGTGAAGATGAAAAAGCAGCAATGGAAATGATCCGCGCAACTGGACAGCAAGGAGTTCCACAAATAAAAATTGATGGAAAATGGATTGTTGGATTTAATAAGCCAAAAATAGATGAGGCTTTAAAAGATTAAATTAATCTTAAATTTAATTTTCTTTTTTAATTATATTTTTTATTGTGAATTTTCAAAAAATTCATTTCTTTCTTCAAGTATTTCTTTTATTTCCTCTGCGCTATAACCTATTTCAAAATCATCTATTGGTTTTATTAAATAAAAGCCAATAGGTAAAGTAGTCTGTGAAAATTCATTTCCAAAATTTATATAAATCCTGCAATTTTCTTTTTTTGCTTTTTTTAGAAGTTCTTCTAATTCTTCAATTGAATACATTTTTTCATCAATTAATACTGCAATTTTAAGCTTTTCAAATTTAGATGCTATCCCAAAAAGATTTGCATTTTCAATAACAGTTGAATCTACGATTCTATTTGGAAAATTATGTTTTTCATCTTGTTTTCTAATAAAAGTTTTCCAATTTTCAAATTTATAATTAATCATTTATTCACCTTATGTTATTATTAGTGTTTTTTAGTTTATAATACTTTTGTTTGAATCTCAAGTATTTTTAAATTTATATTGCATCAATTTTTTCTAAAAATTGTTCTAATTTTGTATCTGCTTCTTCCCAGAATTTAATATTTAAAATAGCGCCTAAGCGCTTTCTTTTTTCTAAATCAAAATCAATTGCCTGCGCTGTTAATTCACCTTTTAATTTTTCAGCCAATTCATCACCGCGCCTGTCAAAATCAGTTAAAATAAAAACTTTTTGAACATTTTTTTCTTTTAATTTTTCAACTATACGCTTATAATCACCTTGTAGTGTATTAACTTTTATTAATCCTATTTTATTAAGTGCAATTTTATCTTTTTTACCTTCAACAATTATTTCTCCGTCCTGCAATTCTAAAAAGATATTATCCAATTCTTTTTTAAGGCGCTTTTTTGTTTCAAAAGATAAATGTGACATGAAGAAATTTAGTATGAAATATTTATAAATATTTTCATATTAAAATATGAATATAATAATATTAGAATCTGATTAAAAAGGTGAAGTAAATGAGTATGGTCCATGAAATTTATGATAGAGGACAAATAGTTATCCCAAAATATATTAGAGAGTTATTAGGTTGGAAAAAAGGAACAAAATTAAATTTTAAAATTGAAGATGAAAAAGTTATTTTGGAAAATACAGAAAATAAAACAGATCAATTTATGGAAGAATGGGATGAATTAAAAATCGAATTAAATATAGGTGCAAGTAAATTAGATGATTATTTTAAAAACGAAAAAAAATATAGAAAAAAGTATTTACAAAAAGATATTAGAGGTAAGTAAAATGTTTATAGATTCAAATGTATTTATTTATTCTTTAATTGATTCAAGGAAACAAGGTCAGGATTCAAGAAAATTTATAAAAAGAATAGTTTCTGGTGAACAAAAAGCAGTAACTTCAATTGCAGTTATAGATGAAACAGTTTTTGCTATTTATTCAATGAAAAATTATGATTTAAAATTAGCTGAAAAAACATGGAAAAAATTAAATGAAATTCCAAATTTAGAAATATTAAATTTAACAAAAGAGGTATCTTCAATAGTTCCAATTTTTATAAAACAAGGGTTAGATCCAACTGATGCAGTTCATGCAGCAACGATGAAAATTAATAATATTAAAATCATTTGTTCATATGATAAACATTTTGATGAGATAAAAGAAATTAAAAGACAAGAACCAAGATAATTTTAAATTGTTTTTCAGAGGTTTGAACGAAACCTTTAAAAAGAGATACACTCAATAAATAGTTACTTATTTTTCCCGAAAGGGACATCAGCGCGCTCAAAAGAAGCGTTGCGATGCATAAATTTCTAAAATTGAGCGTCAGCATTGGTTGGCGTGATGACTTTTGGTATCCAAACGATTGTATGGAGCCTTATATTCGCGCTTCCGGATTTATTCGGAAGTTTACTGCGATCATGCGTATGAAGAGGTAGTTTTTTAGTGAGTATACCAACTTGGGTATGTTATTATATACCTTACAGTGGATGGCTTGGCTCAAGTAGAGGGAGCGTGGCAAGCTGCGAAAAGCTCAGGGTAGAAGCAGGCATTCTTTGATCCTGAGATTCTCCTTATACTCGGCGAATTGAAACATCTTAGTAGCCGAAGGAAGAGAAAGCAATAGCGATCTGGTTAGTAAAGGCGATTGAAAGCCAGTTAGAGCGTCCTGAATCTATTGCAGTAATGTAATAGAGATGTGGGAATCCAACTATCCTTTTGTGGAGCTGAATGTGTTGGAAAAGCACAGCCAAAGAGGGTGATAGCCCCGTAAATTAAAGCAAAAGGAAGGGAAGTGAAGAGTAGCGTCTGCAGAAACGTAGGTGTGAATATGGGAGGATCAACTCCTAACTCTAAACATAACTTGAGACCGATAGCGAAGTAGTAGCGTGAGCAAAAGCTGAAAAGGACCCTGAAAAGGGAGTTAAAAGAACCTGAAACTGTAAGGTTACATTTTGGTGCAGCATGAAAGGAATGATCTTTCCTGAAGCAATTGTCAGTAATGTCAAAAGCGAAGGAAAAGCTACCAGTGTTGCATCGTCCTTCTCGAAGCAAGGGCCAAGGAGTTTATGGTAGTGGCAAGACGAGAGTCGAAGGGAAACCAATAATCTGTAGCTGCCTTGTGCAGTGAGAGATATCCTGTGAAAGTGGGATCAGTCACTATTATAAGACCCGAAGCGAGTGCGATCTATGCGTGGGCAAGGTGAAGTCGTCTTGACGGACGGTGGAGGCCTTCAACCGGTGATAGTCTATCCTTCTCGGGTGATCCATGTATAGGGGTGAAAGTCCAGTCGAGCCTCGCGATAGCGGGTTCCTTCCGAAGTGTGTCTTAGCACAGCCCTGTCTGAGGTTGATGCCGGGGTAGAGCACTGATTAAGAGTCATGGGGGAGAAATCCTTCACCTTTTTGTCAAACTCCGAATCCGGTTTCACTGTAGAAGACAGGAGTGGGGTTCAGTCGGGTAAGCCGATTGGCCATTATGGGAATGACCAGGACTAGGGTTAAGGTCCTTAAATTCTGGCTAAGTGTTAATCTAAAGAAAGTTCCTCTCAAAAACAGTCGGAACGTAGGCTTAGAAGCAGCCATCGTTTAACCAACGCGTAATAGCGGACCGACCGAGAGGGCAGCTTTTTAAAATGTCCGGGGCTATAGCCAGGTACCGATACCTTAGGGTACATAGTAATCCTATGTAATCCGGTAGGAAGGCGAACTGATTAGGTAGAAACAAGGCTGAGAAGTCTTGCGGACTGATTAGTTATGAATATCTTGGTGTTAGTAACAGCATACCCAGGTAAGAATCCTGGGCGCCGAATAGCACTCGGGTTCCTTGTCAACGATTGTCAGACAAGGGTAAGCCGATCCTAAATTTGAGGCTAATCACCTTCAAATGAAAGGGAAACAGGTTAATATTCCTGTGCCATGTGGATAGATGCGGTAACGCTAGTTATATTCTTGACGCTTTGGGGTAGGCCACACTGGAGAGATCCAGACTAAGAAATGTAAGGCTATCGAGACTTGTTATGAGGAGAAGTAGCCTAAAATTTCGAATGGAGAAATCGTGGTTAAGCCCTGGGGTCCATGAAAAGAGAATATATCCAATTCCATGTGATCGTACCTAGAACCAGTACAGGCACTTTCTTTACTCGCAGGCTCGCAAGAACCTGCACTAAGAAATGCTGCTGATAGGTGCTGCTGGCGGAAAAAGCCAAGGCGTGTCAGGGTAACCGAAGCAAGGGAAGTCGGCAAGTTAGTGTCGTACCTTTGGTATAAGGCATGCCTGCTGTTTTTAACGGAACGGCAGGTCTCAGTAACAAGGGGGGAGCGACTGTTTATCAAAAACACAGGTCACTGCAAATCCGTAAGGACTAGTATAGTGGCTGACGTCTGCTCACTGCTGGTAAGTTAAACTCGGGTTCAACTGAGCAAAGCTCCAGTAAAGAGCGGGCCTAACTCTGAGGCTCTTAAGGTAGCGTAAACAGAATTATATCTATAACAATCCGGAATTCTACTCTTTAAATATCTTTTTAAATTAAAAAGTATAAAAGATATTTATGAAAAGTATTATTCCTTTTGAACCAGTCATTGGATATTTCAAAGATATTCCTATAAATCCACAA contains the following coding sequences:
- a CDS encoding glutaredoxin family protein, which produces MAEKNIIVYSTNACPYCVMLKSYLKQKGIKFKEINVGEDEKAAMEMIRATGQQGVPQIKIDGKWIVGFNKPKIDEALKD
- a CDS encoding type II toxin-antitoxin system VapC family toxin, which encodes MFIDSNVFIYSLIDSRKQGQDSRKFIKRIVSGEQKAVTSIAVIDETVFAIYSMKNYDLKLAEKTWKKLNEIPNLEILNLTKEVSSIVPIFIKQGLDPTDAVHAATMKINNIKIICSYDKHFDEIKEIKRQEPR
- a CDS encoding toprim domain-containing protein, translating into MSHLSFETKKRLKKELDNIFLELQDGEIIVEGKKDKIALNKIGLIKVNTLQGDYKRIVEKLKEKNVQKVFILTDFDRRGDELAEKLKGELTAQAIDFDLEKRKRLGAILNIKFWEEADTKLEQFLEKIDAI
- the tgt gene encoding tRNA guanosine(34) transglycosylase Tgt; this translates as MDEFEILNKQEKARTGILSLKHEKIETPAFAPVATRATVKTMTNEDLLEMGSQILMCNTYHLYLKPGSKLISEFNGLHGFMNWKKPIMTDSGGFQAFSLGLGAELGASKFEYTTKEKEDSKQIRNVMAKVNEEGVEFQSIYNGDKHFFTPEKSIQIQKDLGADMIFAFDECSPPSADYEYTKKSMERTHRWLIKCLQEHKKLESDQLLFGIIQGGKYKDLREESAKFVNENCDAIGIGGSFGRQQMNEVLEWIYPFLDENKPRHLLGIGTIEDIFEGVKRGIDLFDCVGPQMIARTGYIYISPDSGKTNKNKEEGEKGSRENKFRYRVTNAKYEDDNIPLDPNCDCKMCKMYSRAYLHHLFDVDEYSAKRIATYHNLYFILNLMKQIRASINENAFDVLYNKWMK
- a CDS encoding type II toxin-antitoxin system VapC family toxin — translated: MYIYDSSAFYELIKTKDLNTENFILDLTFYEVGNILWKYCTLLKKKTEFCKKDLENICNILENWERVIRIYPLDTQYILEIAIKNKLTFYDAAYIYLAKKYSTGLLTCDKKLYVASKKEKIKSVLIEPKN
- a CDS encoding AbrB/MazE/SpoVT family DNA-binding domain-containing protein, whose translation is MSMVHEIYDRGQIVIPKYIRELLGWKKGTKLNFKIEDEKVILENTENKTDQFMEEWDELKIELNIGASKLDDYFKNEKKYRKKYLQKDIRGK
- a CDS encoding type II toxin-antitoxin system CcdA family antitoxin, which encodes MKDVILTARVNSAILEECKELDINISETVRAALIEKLEKEKQERFKQMLEKASPSAKKLSTKEIIKEIRKTREQR